Genomic segment of Citrus sinensis cultivar Valencia sweet orange chromosome 7, DVS_A1.0, whole genome shotgun sequence:
ACTAAGATTAGAGACGAAATCATCTGTCATTACAGCCAAGAATGTTGAGCAAAAGAAGAGGTATCATAAAAAAAGGCACAAAGGAAATGGAACTAGAGCACATGGTACCCTAGTTCATTGGGCACATAAAGATAAGGCTATGTCAATACTAACAGTTCCATCCCCACATACTACCAAAACATTATTCCATATTATGCATCCTAACGTTGTTCCCTGAAATATGTCCAAAATTCCTATTTCCCCAGATCTTCATGCTGAATTTGCAAAATTCTTAAACAGACATgtaaaagcaaacaaaaaagtaatagcacaaccccaaaaaaaaaaaaccacaataaataaatgaaaatgtcTACTCACATGTATATTAAGCGACTCATTTGGAGTATTTAAGGCATCCGATTCCTTTGGGGTGCTTAAATTGGGATTGATCCACAAAGGCCATGTGGCATCCCCGCTCAGAAGCTGGTCTAACAGATTTTGTTCCTCATATGGATTCTGACTAAGATACTCCAGTATTTCAACCATCCACGAGTAGCACAAAGATACAAGTTTATCACTCTTCATATTATGTTCCTTGAAAATGGCATTTGTGACGGAGCGAATCAAGATACTCCACAATTTCTTCCGATTGTCAATGTTGAGACTTCTCCAGAATCCATTGTTTATCTTGGAACGAAAAACGTGCACGGATTTGCAAACATTCAACCGCGCATTGATTTTCTTCATGGATTCATCATCAAGTGTGTCATCTAACACTGTAGCCATGCTATACTCCCAGTCAATGATAAATAGAGCAGCTGAAATACTTGAAAGAAGGCTACTTTCATCATCAATTCTCTTTAAGCAGAAGAAGCTACCATCAAGCATGTCCAATGCAAACTGTGCCATCTCAATCACATTTACAGATTTTCCAATTTCAAACCTGAAATCTTTTGCTTCAGAAGTTAATAAAGAACTTGCATCTCTAACCCAAGTGAAAGAGGATTCCCCAAGAAATGGgactaattttttaagaagcTCCTTAAATATCATTATCAATATGTTTGTAGACACAAAAGAAACTTGATTGCCTTCAGTTGAGCCACCAAGAAGAGCTCTGCAGTTAAGACAAAATAAGACTTGCGTGCAAGtataaaaaacataaaaagagaagaaagaactCAAATGAGCAACTATATATTTATGAGCTTAAATAACACAATTAAGATGCCCtcatatgaaaaaaagaaaaagaaaaaaacaataatcacTGGCCCCAAAATACATACACCTTGTCATTTTAATACAGCTTAAGCATCTTCTATGGATAGAACAAGAGCACTTCACAAAGAAGGGGTTTGTTAACATAGGATAAAATCTTTCGTCATTGTATTATGAATGTAGAACTAGTATTTCCTAGGATGCAATGTGCTGGACAAGTACTTGCATGTTGGATAAAATCTGTGATGAGCTAGTTTTATATCATGTATTCTCAAGGTATATAATTGCACCACATTGGCATCTGAAACCAATCAAAAATAAGGGTTGATGAGGTTGATTAAAGTTCTTCAATAAGATTTGCACATGATACCACGTCATGGAGGAACAAGAATTAGAATGAATTTAATATCACTTAGGTAATTCCTGATGTTACTACGTTTCTAATATTTAATGTCGAAAGAATATTGATCAAATCAAACCAGAGTTGGAGGTCAGTTCCAGCACTCAAACCTACATGTTCAAATTTTCATATCTAGACTCTTTATTAACATACCGCATTAACCGCGCATCAGAAGTGCCAAAAGGAGGAAATGAACAGGCAACAGCAACAGCAATAGAATCCAGAAGCTCATGATGCAAATGATCCAGGTGGGAACCTTGCCAATTTGTGGAATGTTCTCCCACCTTcagtttagtaattttatctcTTAACTTCTCCAAGAGCATTGCTAGTACAAGTACATGGCTGGGCTCTAAGGAGCCAGGCTCAACCCCAGAATGCTTTACATTAGCTGCATATGACATTACAGCACACCATTGGTCAAGAAAACATTCTTCATCAAGCAACGTAAGCAAAAGATCCAATCGAGAGCTCATGGAATGATTATAGCCATCCAGGCACCAAGGCACAAATGTTTCCTTAAACACTTGCAGAAAAGACCCTGAATCCACCATCTGATCCCCATCATCAGTAATAAAGAGTTCGCGAACAATCTTGCGTGGTCCAAATACTGATATCGAAACTGATAAAAGTCTTATACCATTTACAGAATCCtaatgtaaaagataaaaggagaataaataataaataagagcACATCAGAAAAatgcatttgaaaatatgCAAAAGGACATCCCTAAAAAAGTATAATAGTATCTCATATCCAATACCCCGAAGAGAACCAAGAAGAAAACTACCAGAGGATTTTGATTCATGACACAAGCTATTCTACATGCTTCATTctctcaaaaacaaaaaatgccTCAAGGTTCCTATTAGAATGGAAGGGAGGACATTAGGCTTAACGACTCTGTCTTCGGAAAAACTTATATAATAAAGTACACTCCCAGGCCAACCTAACCATGCGCAGAGGCTGAAAGCAAAAGTCTCTGTTTAGGATTCTGTTAGATGGGAACACTAAAGACATTTCAACAGAACCCAAACAAGTAATAGTATGCTTGGTGTAATAACAGTCAGCATACATGTATTTATGAACATCATGGGCAAATTATTAAGGGAAATACATACTTACCAGAGATTTTATCATTGGGAAAGCTTTGGCCAACATTGGTCCCACTAAATAAACCAAAGGCCAATCTTCACCTTTCTGAATTGCATGTTGCTCCAGTAAAGACAGAAATTTAATGATCTGCTCTTCACTAAATAAAcctaagttttctttttgctgAACCACCTGCAAGCAAGTCTCATGGAATGTTGTACAGAAGGAGGAGAGCAGATCATGTTCCAGCAAGTATATGCCCGAGAgaatttcaacgatgcatttTCCCAATTCTTGGAAATAACTCTTAGGATACTTCATATTCAGTGTGTCTGATTTCTTCACGTTGGAAGGTAGATTGCCATCCTCAGGTGGATTCTTAGACATTCTTGAGACTTGGCTGTTCTGACCTTTTGAGCAACCAAAGAACAGGTAATCTTGCCACAGAAGCTTCAAAAGAATATCGTCAACAAGAGCCACtcgaaaatgaaaaatggagTCAACACCATCAAAATATCTAGCATAGCACAGAACAAAGCAATCATAACTAAATGCATATACATACTGCAAGTATATGGGCAACTAGATGCAGCGGTATATAGAGGGAAAGCTGTTCAACAAAATCACACCTGGATGCATTAAGTAATCCCCAAAGAAAACATTCTTTGAATGCCCGGAAAAATGCTTTATGATCTGAATTTGAGGAATGTGGCTCGTTCCTTCCAGCCCACAagctattaaaaaaatcttgaaagaATTTATCTGCAGCCACTGCTTTAGGAGGCACAACATCTAAAAACAGAACCAAAGCAGGATAAGAAACCTGCTGAGATCCAAAACAAccatttttaagaaaatgccaaaaccGATTCAGTATAGTTTTCTGAGCATTCAACACCGTCCAACAGTCTGGGAATCGCTTTGAAAGTAATAATATCGCATCCCACATTGAAGAATGACAAACAGGATCCTTTTCCTGGAAAGCACCAAGAATTGCAGTCGcaatcattttcaaatttcctTCATTAAACACATGTGGAATGTTTTTAATATAACTCTTTAACACTGAATAAGTAGCTGATCGTATAGAAACACTTTGAGATTTCAGAAAGTCCAGAAAGTATTTATGATCTGAGAACAACTTTTCCGAGAAAGAAACAGCAATTGCCCTAGCCTTAGATGCATGTTTTGGTTCAGCAGTTATGTTCTCAAAACCAGGTCTTCCAAAGTGTTCACAAACTAAAACATCAAGAAGTGTTGCCAATGCCAGCAATGATGAAGATATCACCTGCACTCCAAGCAAATTAAGTCAAACTCAGGACTAGATCAAATGATAGGACAAATTACATTACAACAAATGGAGAATGTAGCAACACAATTACAATGATGCTGAAAGAAATGAATAGTAGCTCtccatattttgtttaaaacatTTAGAGAAGTCGTTACTGataactaataagtaagaaCCCTAAACAAGACTTTCCTTGAATGGTAGGGTCgactaatattaatttatgttcaCACTTAAATCATGAAAACAGAAAATGAATTCCAAATGTCAAATGGTGCCCGCGATCCACACCTGCTGGTGCATCTCTTCCAACTCGTCCAAGGCAATGGCTTTATCAGACAGATTTTGAGGTGTAAGCTTGAGGTTTTCTTCCAAATATATGAATACCTCAGTTGCGCATATAAGCAAAGCATCTAATCTCTTTTCCTGGGCAGGAAAGGCTGCCTGTTGAAAACGGCCAAGGAATGAGACGAAATAAAACTAAAGCGGTAAAGCCCAAAATTGGGGGATACACAGATAGCTTTTCTGATACGAGAATAGAAGTTAAATTGAAGATACTTTCCAATATCATGTCTaagaacattaaaatttttttgataaacaTCAAAATTATCTGTAAATTGATCATTACCCACACAGgataagcaaaaataaaaaatcataatttgaTCAAGTCATCAAAAGAAGTGAAACTCTATATCCAGCAGTTCCAGAAACTATTGGTAGGTATAGAAAATTTTGTGTTGTCCAACAAGTCATCAAAAGAAGCGAATCTCTATCCAGCAGTTCCAGAAACTATTGGCAGGTATAGAAAATTCCATGTTGTCCAACACCAATTGTTTTGACAGAGAAAATGTCCGTGCTTGATCAGTCAtcataagaattaaatgataaggATGCAAAGGTTGCCTCACGACTGTATTGCTTAAATGATAAGAACTGCCGCAAATTTTTCAGGGGTTAAAATGGGCAAATGgcccaatttcataaaatctgGGAGCTCAGAGCAAGCTAAGAGATGGGATAATGTCCCAGGTATTAACAGGAGCATATTTCCTCCTAGAATACTACGATAATGTACGTCTAAAACCTGAAGTATTATTCtcattatttttccattaattaaaacaagtaTTAAgtcattataattttcatttcttttaccGGCTTCAATCGACACCTCAACAGAAAGTTCAGTTCCAATACAATGTTTTGATATATAGAATTAGCTCAAGAATGTTGTACACCCTCCACGTTGAGTTGATACACAACTTATTTTACCGCTTTGCTTCTGAAACAGTTTGCTCAAGTTTAGAACTGAGGAAATTAAGGGCGATTAAAAAATACCTGTAATGATCGCTTTGCAGCTTGAGAAACTTCGGAATTTGAATCAAACTGAGAAAACCACCACGGACCCATCAAAGACTTCAGATGCGGAGCCAAATCTCTCCTGAGTGCATACAAGTGATTTTGTAAGCAAATTCTCAGCATAAATCAcacaataaatcaaacaaagaaataatCTGCATTGAACTCAACAGAAGATTGTTGAAGATAAACTTGCACATGCCAATACAACAGacattcaaaaaattttgaagcatatgaataaaaaatgaggCAAGTGGACCAGGGTTATACAGAATCTCATAGGTGCCCACATGTAGAAGGCAACAGTTTTATTTCACTCTCGAGCCCACTACATAGCTCACAAATAGTCTCATATCACTTAAAGCACTCCACCCTTGCAGTGGATAAATTAATCTCCTTACCAGATGTAGATTCTTAGAAAAGAGGAATGTAGTGATtggcaaattaaaatttaacataaaaaggaACCACATAAATGCATATCTCAATAAAAATGACTAATAGTAGGGAGGAGTAGTAACCTATGATGAGGCTCCATGGCTCCAAAAAGATTCAAGAAACATATAATCCCCAAAGAAAACACACAGTTACCCctgatcttttatttttcagtgtAAAGCTTACTTATCAAGCTAACTTCCCGGAAGCAAAACAAGCACTAGGTCATAGGATGTgacattttttaagttaaaaaccAAAGCAAATGAAGTTTCCAAGATTTTCAGATAAGTTGTATCAAACAGAAGTAAAGGAGAAGATAGCTGTAAATCAAGAATCCATCATACCCAACTGTGATGACAAGACTAGTCATCATCTCATGAGTGGCTCGCCGAACCTCTCTACTATAATCCAGCAACAGCCTTTTGTATTCAAATGCCTACACAAAAAGAGCAATATACCAAATATAAAGCAACACCCAATTTACCAAAGTAGAATTGAACTTAATTAAGCATATTTCTACTGCCTGCAGAAACTATAGTTCAGTATAGTTTTTCAATATGTATTCGTTATATCAAACACTCAAAGTAATGGTCCATCTAGGTCTAATAATTGCTAACCAATCCAAGCGCAGTAAAAcaacttttaaaaacaaactttTGGAGATATTAGCAGACACAGATTGATGAATGTGTTATAGGTCTCAACTCAAGCCAAATTGTCTCCTCTGTTCTCTATTTCATATATAATTCTTGTaccaaagattaaaaaaaataattaaaaaaagagctCAAGAAGATGAGCacagtaaatttaaaaaaaaaagacacagAGAGAAACTAAAAGattaaatatgattaaaaatcTAAAGGCCTAAAATTCATGCACAGTTAAATGCTTCTATGCATGTCAAACTCAAAACACAGAGAACTCCTTCAATCTTGCAATCAACAATAACATACATCTATGACTCCCGAGTAAAGTGAAATTCAAAGCTGCTCCCttcctctctctttttatATGCATTCCTTTGGTACCCACAATTAAGTTTAAGTACCTTAAACAatgtttctttcatttcagCATAGATCAGTCCCAAAATCTTAGGTAACTTGTTGAAACAATCCTTACAACCCCTGAATCCAATTAAATTAGACATTTCCCTTTGTACCTTCAAGTACTCGAATAGGGTTTCACCATGACCACTAAATAGTACAAAGTAAGATGCTTCTCTCTATCTTAAAGTCTCACACGGATGAACATACAAGCACAAAACAAAATGGTCACATACAAACTTTCTTTTGTACTTTAGGTACCTTAATTGGTGTTTATTTATAACCACTAAATATAACTATACTCTTCTTTTATACATATGCACATACTagcaaatataataaaataacgtACCCATTGAGGAATGATTGGTGCTATGTCCTTTCCAGATTTTTCCTTAAGCAGAGCAGACAGAGATGACAAAGCCTTCAGCTGTTGAAAATTCATCacacaaaaaattatcacCAAATTGAAACAGTTACACCAATTATATTTCAACAAGTAACCAATCTAAAGTATCTAGAGTTAACATACATTTTGATACTATACAACAAATGCCACAGTGCCCACAGGGTCCATCATATTATGGGAAACTTATAGGGACCTCCTCTGAGGTTGGCCTTATCagatacaaaaaataaatttttcccCAGAGAGATTttccttgtttttgtttgtcaaAATAGTTCCTTTACACCAAATCACAAGCTTCTTCATTCATTACACatgtaataaaacaaaatgattatACATTAATACTACCTTGGTGATAGGGTCTTTCCTAGCAAGCCTCTTCAAATGTTGTGCCACCTCGCTATCTATGTCCTGCATCGccaatatcaaaattaccCAAAGCTATCCAGAAGAGAACAATCATAACTACAGACACATCATTTAACCAGAACAATTCAACGTGGCCTTTACAAATTAGCACATTCAAGATATGCTTGAGAGCATATACATggctatgaaataaaatcgcTAGTTGCCAAGCATGAGTGAGCGAGTGATAAATATTCGCTGCCAAGAAAGAATTGGGTGTCTTGCAAGCACTTTAGCCATTAGTGCGTGCgtccacacacacacacacacacacacatatatacgtatgtgtatatatatgtatgcatacacacacacatatctATATATTACGAAAAAAGATAGGAGGGTGGGCAAAGCCCAAGTGACATTTGCCCCCTACCTTCCCCAAGGATTTGACTTGGGTGGCCAGTCAAAGAAAACTGCTTAAACACTGGCCAAGCCTCCAGGCCATTCGTATACAAGAATcactttttaataataatgaaaatacaagaatgtgtaattcaatattattgcTTAGGAGCTATTACTGTGACTGtataagcattaaaaaaaatcatgatataAAACGAAGCAATGATGTAAAACTTGCACAAAAGTGGACTTGAGAAAACAGAGTGATTTACCAAATAGGGGCTTGATTCTTCGCTAGATAGAGTAGATTCGAGCCGGGAACTACCGACGTAGCCACCGAATCCGACGGCTACACCAGCTGAAGCCGACGGCAGCAGCGAAGCAGCGAGactgaaaatttcaattaaataaaataaaaataaataaatgtacacGACTgctgtaattaattaattaattaatacgtAATGAGAAACAGAGAAGaacgaattaaaaaaaattacctgcTGCTTGAAGGACGAGCCTTGGCTCTACCTCCATCTCCTTTCTGTTTCCCCATTCTGTTTTCTCATAAACAAAAACGCAGTCGTTTTTGTAaccacagagagagagagacggCGAAGACCGGGGAGTCTGCAGCGAAATTGAATTGAAAGGCCGGTGGTCTGAATTAGGAGGTTAAAACTTTTTCTCCAGTACAGAAGGGTACACAGTTGGAAACAAATACCAATTACATCTTGCTACGTCAGAGAATCTAGTAGGCACGCCGTACGTCGTTTATGTTCGGTAATTTTTAGAGACCTCCCCTATTTGGATAATTAACACTTAAAtagaatatattaatataattatagacACCTTTCCTGTTGTTAATTACTAGTTAGCTTGATCGTTAGTGGACtgcataaattataaaaatatacttgccgccaaaataattaattattaaataaagcttTGAGAGCCATGGGTAATAAAATCCGCACTAGAATTACTGAACATctaaaaacaacaaattacACATCTATGTAAAGTAATTGACATtgctaattaataaaaaattacttaaaactGAAACAAAGCCGTCGTTATTACTGTtgtaaataaacaataatatttggAGCAACAGCATCTATAAATGGAGGCTTTCCAGGTCAACAAATTACCATAACACagtttcttcttcatcttcttcttaagaaatctttgcatttgtttcaaacttttcaTCCATTCAACTCGTTGACAGAAGCATTCAacataatcaaaatcaaatattgtcTCAATCGTATGGGTTCCCAAATCTCAAATACATCTAACCAATTAAACATGCAAAAAGTTTATGAGCTAGCTCAGAGGAACATTTTTAATGGTGACTCGTTAGGTTTTCAAACCGAATCTACAAATGTCTTAGGAGAGctaaaatgatgaaatctAAATTGGATGATAATCCTCACGGACTTTATTATAGATGCCCGAGCAAAACAGTTTATGGATACTTCAAATGGTGGCTCTAAAAATGGATGATTTCAACAATTGAGCAATGTTTAAAGGGAATTTGGGTGAAATTGTGGATTGTGGTAACTTGAATGTTAGAAAAGCAAATGTGAAGGAAGTACAGACTATTATGAAGAAGCTACAAAAGTAAGGATTTGGAGAAGAGGAGGTGAAGATGATAATGTACTTAAATCTAGCTATATTTATGCTTAATTTAGCGAGCAAGAAGCAATATGCCTAGtgtgatttttaaaaacctcctcTAAAATTTGAGGTTGTTGCAAGTAAATGAccaaaattgttttatttggcaaaaaaaaaattttgctcTGTTTGGTTGCTATTTAGGTAGTTGGGGACATTGTTGACATTTCACAATATTGCCAAAGATTTTGCAAGTTTTTTTTTGCCTTGAGCACAATGGTTTGCCTTTTTAGTTACAGTGTTCTGACGCAAATAAATACTCAAACTTGCAAAAAGAAGCCTAGTTTCAAAATTGTTCGAAAcctagttttaattttataataatactcaACTGCTCTCTCGTTCAAGCTCATTTAAGCCTCCAGTTCAATTGAGTCTACTTACTGTGCTTTCTTCCTAATCTTCATTTCTGCAAAGCTATTTTACTTCTTGTTTAAGCAAATGACCATCCTTATTGTCCATAATATATCGCAGTGAGTTTCGCCGGTGACCCACAAGCACGAACCTTTATGTCGAATCGAATCAGATGTGAGCTTTTTGACCTCTAATGCACCTTCTCTACATACACACAACTTATTCACTTTAAGGCCACAAAAGAACACAATAGCACATAGagttagaaaaatgacattacCACACATTATTACCTTCATTACATTAGATTTCAGTCCACTAGTTTTAGACTTGTTCACCATTCTCTTAACCTCAGCAACCCCTTTTAGAATGTCTTCAAGCATCACATGCATTTGCAACATTGCCTTTGTGGACTCTATCCACTCTAAAGCCTTCAGGCAATGCAACATTATTGAGATCAATTAGTAATGTATACCTCCACCTCAAATAGCCATATTAATTGAAAGGGCAACAGTAGAATAACTAGTTAGGATTATCTTTGAACTCTGATATGAACATAGCAGCACAAACTTTGCATCCACActtcttgtttgttttcttgtttggtGAACTTCATCATATTTCCATTTGGCTTAGATCTCTACACCTTGTGATGCTTCTGTTATTCCTGCTACTACTTACTTCATTTGTGCATCCAGAAGCCATTAAGATAAGAAATGCAAACTGTTTATTTAAGAATTGTATGTGAGCTTTAAATTGATATACAAGCTTTTAAATAGGTACTAAGAGCCAACGATCATaatgcaaaataattatatattctttttaagtttgtaattttatcttttttaggattttaaggaaatatcaataatttaaagaggataaaatagtcattttagTTAGTTATGACATTGTAAATCTTTAGAATTTGCAA
This window contains:
- the LOC102622803 gene encoding E3 ubiquitin-protein ligase listerin isoform X1; translation: MGKQKGDGGRAKARPSSSSLAASLLPSASAGVAVGFGGYVGSSRLESTLSSEESSPYLDIDSEVAQHLKRLARKDPITKLKALSSLSALLKEKSGKDIAPIIPQWAFEYKRLLLDYSREVRRATHEMMTSLVITVGRDLAPHLKSLMGPWWFSQFDSNSEVSQAAKRSLQAAFPAQEKRLDALLICATEVFIYLEENLKLTPQNLSDKAIALDELEEMHQQVISSSLLALATLLDVLVCEHFGRPGFENITAEPKHASKARAIAVSFSEKLFSDHKYFLDFLKSQSVSIRSATYSVLKSYIKNIPHVFNEGNLKMIATAILGAFQEKDPVCHSSMWDAILLLSKRFPDCWTVLNAQKTILNRFWHFLKNGCFGSQQVSYPALVLFLDVVPPKAVAADKFFQDFFNSLWAGRNEPHSSNSDHKAFFRAFKECFLWGLLNASRYFDGVDSIFHFRVALVDDILLKLLWQDYLFFGCSKGQNSQVSRMSKNPPEDGNLPSNVKKSDTLNMKYPKSYFQELGKCIVEILSGIYLLEHDLLSSFCTTFHETCLQVVQQKENLGLFSEEQIIKFLSLLEQHAIQKGEDWPLVYLVGPMLAKAFPMIKSLDSVNGIRLLSVSISVFGPRKIVRELFITDDGDQMVDSGSFLQVFKETFVPWCLDGYNHSMSSRLDLLLTLLDEECFLDQWCAVMSYAANVKHSGVEPGSLEPSHVLVLAMLLEKLRDKITKLKVGEHSTNWQGSHLDHLHHELLDSIAVAVACSFPPFGTSDARLMRALLGGSTEGNQVSFVSTNILIMIFKELLKKLVPFLGESSFTWVRDASSLLTSEAKDFRFEIGKSVNVIEMAQFALDMLDGSFFCLKRIDDESSLLSSISAALFIIDWEYSMATVLDDTLDDESMKKINARLNVCKSVHVFRSKINNGFWRSLNIDNRKKLWSILIRSVTNAIFKEHNMKSDKLVSLCYSWMVEILEYLSQNPYEEQNLLDQLLSGDATWPLWINPNLSTPKESDALNTPNESLNIHVSGHHRFVSLIDKIISKAGLQKVVAGHVTHACPSPPEETISEVPSRAWLAAEVLCTWKWPGGNALDSFLPLLCSHAKSRNLASQQNFLDSIFDILLDGALVHGGNSSQSLFDIWPPLDDKVELIEEHFLRALVSLLVTLLKNDIWERDKAMILFDLLVNKLFVGEAINKNCLRILPPIITVLVRTLSYRSVGSNEYGRGVDSDTSEGNQVQDTIRGWLQRTLLFPPLVTWQSGEDMEEWFQLVISCYPLSATGGAELFKLERNISHDERTLLLDLFRKQRHGGGIANQLPVVQVLLSQLMVISVGYCWKEFNEDDWSFVFSNLSSWIQSAVVIMEEAAENVNDAIADSSSSNNLDDIIEKLEKIVFISDPSPINNARNAILSFSLCHNILLCHGAEDSDNSNPLRTERWDRVRNRIAEGILRLFFCTGICEAIASSYGLESALVIASSRLDHFCFWELVASSVVNSSPHVKDRAVKSVEFWGLRKGPISALYAILFSSKPIAPLQYAAFVVLSADPVSQLAIFREDSVSSLGADSGVDQDMNCLDLSSENVHLQGEISCMIEKLPFQVVEMDLTAQEWVNVFLAWSLLLSHLSSLPSLTSQRERLVQYILDSANTVIFDCIFQHIPLELCEMQDLKKKDGDLPAEVSAAATAAKHAITTGSLLFPVESLWPVDPVKLASLAGAIYGLMLCVLPAYVRGWFSDLRDRSISSLVESFTRVWCSPPLIANELSQIKKANIADENFSLTVSKSANEVVATYTKDETKMDLIIRLPASYPLRPVDVECMRSLGISEVKQRKWLMSMMLFVRNQNGALAEAIRIWKRNFDKEFEGVEECPICYSVIHTANHSLPRLACKTCKHKFHSACLYKWFSTSHKSSCPLCQSPF
- the LOC102622803 gene encoding E3 ubiquitin-protein ligase listerin isoform X2, with the protein product MGKQKGDGGRAKARPSSSSLAASLLPSASAGVAVGFGGYVGSSRLESTLSSEESSPYLDIDSEVAQHLKRLARKDPITKLKALSSLSALLKEKSGKDIAPIIPQWAFEYKRLLLDYSREVRRATHEMMTSLVITVGRDLAPHLKSLMGPWWFSQFDSNSEVSQAAKRSLQAAFPAQEKRLDALLICATEVFIYLEENLKLTPQNLSDKAIALDELEEMHQQVISSSLLALATLLDVLVCEHFGRPGFENITAEPKHASKARAIAVSFSEKLFSDHKYFLDFLKSQSVSIRSATYSVLKSYIKNIPHVFNEGNLKMIATAILGAFQEKDPVCHSSMWDAILLLSKRFPDCWTVLNAQKTILNRFWHFLKNGCFGSQQVSYPALVLFLDVVPPKAVAADKFFQDFFNSLWAGRNEPHSSNSDHKAFFRAFKECFLWGLLNASRYFDGVDSIFHFRVALVDDILLKLLWQDYLFFGCSKGQNSQVSRMSKNPPEDGNLPSNVKKSDTLNMKYPKSYFQELGKCIVEILSGIYLLEHDLLSSFCTTFHETCLQVVQQKENLGLFSEEQIIKFLSLLEQHAIQKGEDWPLVYLVGPMLAKAFPMIKSLDSVNGIRLLSVSISVFGPRKIVRELFITDDGDQMVDSGSFLQVFKETFVPWCLDGYNHSMSSRLDLLLTLLDEECFLDQWCAVMSYAANVKHSGVEPGSLEPSHVLVLAMLLEKLRDKITKLKVGEHSTNWQGSHLDHLHHELLDSIAVAVACSFPPFGTSDARLMRALLGGSTEGNQVSFVSTNILIMIFKELLKKLVPFLGESSFTWVRDASSLLTSEAKDFRFEIGKSVNVIEMAQFALDMLDGSFFCLKRIDDESSLLSSISAALFIIDWEYSMATVLDDTLDDESMKKINARLNVCKSVHVFRSKINNGFWRSLNIDNRKKLWSILIRSVTNAIFKEHNMKSDKLVSLCYSWMVEILEYLSQNPYEEQNLLDQLLSGDATWPLWINPNLSTPKESDALNTPNESLNIHVSGHHRFVSLIDKIISKAGLQKVVAGHVTHACPSPPEETISEVPSRAWLAAEVLCTWKWPGGNALDSFLPLLCSHAKSRNLASQQNFLDSIFDILLDGALVHGGNSSQSLFDIWPPLDDKVELIEEHFLRALVSLLVTLLKNDIWERDKAMILFDLLVNKLFVGEAINKNCLRILPPIITVLVRTLSYRSVGSNEYGRGVDSDTSEGNQVQDTIRGWLQRTLLFPPLVTWQSGEDMEEWFQLVISCYPLSATGGAELFKLERNISHDERTLLLDLFRKQRHGGGIANQLPVVQVLLSQLMVISVGYCWKEFNEDDWSFVFSNLSSWIQSAVVIMEEAAENVNDAIADSSSSNNLDDIIEKLEKIVFISDPSPINNARNAILSFSLCHNILLCHGAEDSDNSNPLRTERWDRVRNRIAEGILRLFFCTGICEAIASSYGLESALVIASSRLDHFCFWELVASSVVNSSPHVKDRAVKSVEFWGLRKGPISALYAILFSSKPIAPLQYAAFVVLSADPVSQLAIFREDSVSSLGADSGVDQDMNCLDLSSENVHLQGEISCMIEKLPFQVVEMDLTAQEWHIPLELCEMQDLKKKDGDLPAEVSAAATAAKHAITTGSLLFPVESLWPVDPVKLASLAGAIYGLMLCVLPAYVRGWFSDLRDRSISSLVESFTRVWCSPPLIANELSQIKKANIADENFSLTVSKSANEVVATYTKDETKMDLIIRLPASYPLRPVDVECMRSLGISEVKQRKWLMSMMLFVRNQNGALAEAIRIWKRNFDKEFEGVEECPICYSVIHTANHSLPRLACKTCKHKFHSACLYKWFSTSHKSSCPLCQSPF